The following are encoded together in the Pedobacter steynii genome:
- the thiH gene encoding 2-iminoacetate synthase ThiH, translating into MSFNDIFECHSWEETSRSIYAKTSADVEQALNASKRTLEDFKALISPAAAPYLERMAQLSQQLTLKRFGNTIQMYVPLYLSNECNNICTYCGFSYDNKVRRKTLSPMEIMEEVAVIKEMGYDHVLLVTGEANQSVHTDYFKKVLELIRPHFAHISMEVQPLDLSDYQELTPYGLNTVLVYQETYHEEDYKKHHPKGKKSNFQYRLDTPDRLGQAGIHKMGLGVLIGLEDWRTDSFFTALHLNYLEKKYWQSKYSISFPRLRPFSGGLEPKVAMNDRELVQLICAYRLFNEEIELSISTRESVAFRDNVIKLGITSISAGSKTNPGGYAVEPQSLEQFEISDERTAAEIAEMIHKQGYEAVWKDWDMSLTK; encoded by the coding sequence ATGAGTTTTAACGATATTTTTGAGTGCCATAGCTGGGAGGAAACCAGCAGGAGCATTTATGCAAAAACCAGCGCAGATGTAGAACAGGCATTAAATGCTTCAAAAAGGACTTTGGAGGACTTTAAAGCGCTGATCTCTCCCGCAGCTGCACCTTATCTGGAAAGAATGGCCCAGCTGAGCCAGCAGCTGACTTTAAAGCGCTTTGGAAATACGATACAGATGTACGTTCCGCTGTACCTGTCTAATGAATGCAATAACATCTGTACGTATTGCGGATTTAGCTACGATAACAAAGTGAGGCGCAAGACATTGTCGCCGATGGAGATTATGGAAGAGGTCGCCGTCATTAAAGAAATGGGCTATGACCATGTATTGCTGGTCACAGGAGAGGCCAATCAAAGTGTGCATACCGATTATTTCAAAAAAGTATTGGAGCTGATCCGGCCACATTTTGCCCATATTTCCATGGAAGTCCAGCCACTAGACCTTTCAGATTATCAGGAATTAACCCCATACGGGCTAAATACGGTACTTGTTTATCAGGAGACTTACCATGAAGAGGATTACAAAAAACATCACCCAAAGGGAAAAAAATCCAATTTTCAATACCGCCTGGATACGCCCGACCGCCTTGGACAGGCCGGTATCCACAAAATGGGACTTGGGGTATTAATTGGTCTGGAAGACTGGAGGACAGATTCCTTTTTTACGGCCCTGCACCTGAATTACCTGGAAAAAAAATACTGGCAGAGCAAATACAGCATCTCCTTCCCCAGACTTCGTCCCTTTAGTGGTGGCCTGGAACCTAAGGTGGCTATGAACGACAGAGAGCTGGTGCAACTCATCTGCGCCTACCGTCTGTTTAATGAGGAAATAGAATTGTCGATCTCTACAAGGGAGTCTGTCGCTTTCCGGGACAACGTCATCAAACTCGGGATTACCTCCATCAGTGCAGGCTCAAAAACCAATCCGGGAGGTTATGCTGTAGAGCCTCAATCCCTGGAACAGTTTGAAATCTCGGACGAAAGAACGGCAGCTGAGATTGCAGAAATGATTCATAAACAAGGATATGAAGCAGTCTGGAAAGACTGGGACATGAGCTTAACGAAGTGA
- a CDS encoding thiazole synthase produces the protein MLKIADKIFSSRLFTGTGKFSSPAAMESALLASESELVTVALKRVDLQDESDDLLKHLNYPHINLLPNTSGVRNAKEAVFAAQMAREALETNWLKLEIHPDPKYLMPDPIETLKATEELAKLGFIVLPYIHADPVLCKRLEDAGTAAVMPLGSPIGSNKGLKTIDFLEIIISQSNVPVIIDAGIGSPSDAAKAMEIGADAVLVNTAIAVSGNPTKMAKAFKIAVQAGRMAYEARLGQVYSQAVASSPLTAFLDDEF, from the coding sequence ATGTTAAAAATAGCCGACAAAATATTCAGCTCACGCCTCTTCACCGGCACCGGAAAGTTTAGTTCTCCGGCCGCGATGGAAAGTGCATTGCTTGCTTCAGAATCGGAACTGGTAACGGTTGCACTGAAGCGTGTAGACCTGCAGGATGAGAGCGACGACCTCTTAAAGCACCTTAATTACCCACACATCAACCTGTTGCCAAATACTTCCGGCGTCAGAAATGCCAAAGAAGCGGTTTTTGCCGCCCAAATGGCGCGGGAAGCACTGGAAACGAACTGGTTGAAACTGGAAATTCACCCGGATCCTAAATACCTGATGCCAGACCCTATAGAAACATTAAAAGCTACGGAAGAACTCGCTAAACTGGGTTTTATCGTACTTCCTTACATCCATGCGGACCCGGTTTTGTGTAAACGACTGGAAGACGCCGGGACAGCAGCAGTAATGCCCTTGGGCTCCCCTATTGGCAGCAACAAAGGCCTGAAAACCATAGATTTCCTGGAAATCATCATCAGTCAGAGCAATGTACCGGTGATCATTGACGCCGGAATCGGCTCGCCTTCGGACGCTGCAAAGGCAATGGAGATCGGTGCAGATGCGGTATTGGTGAACACGGCGATTGCCGTTTCCGGAAACCCGACAAAAATGGCCAAAGCCTTTAAAATAGCGGTTCAGGCGGGCAGAATGGCCTACGAGGCAAGATTAGGTCAGGTGTATTCACAGGCTGTAGCCAGCAGCCCTTTAACGGCATTCCTTGACGATGAGTTTTAA